CGGAGGACGTCGATCTCTGCGTCGAGCTGGGTATCGACGCCATCATCACCAACCGCCCGCGCGAGGTACTGCGCCGCCTGAGCCGCTGAGCCGCGCCCCGGCGGAAGTCACAGAAGTCACAGAAGTCACTCAAGTCCCGTCCACACCTCTTGACCCCACAGCGCCGTTACAGCATCCTCCGTTCTCAGCCATACCGTCCAAATTTAGCCACTCACTGACAGGCCCCTCACAGGGAGTGCTCCGGCGCGTTCGGTCCGTGTTCGATCATGACGAATGCGTCGCCGGGGCCGCATTGGCCGGTTTCCGGTACAGGCCAATGGGGCATCCACACCGTGGCGTGGGGCGAAGGAGGTCTCGGGGGTGGCGTTGGTGGTGGCACAGGAGGTGCCCGCGTCGTCGAGCATGGCCGTACCCCATGGCCCTGCAGGCGTGGGGAACGCGAGACACCGCATGCGCGATCAGTTGCGCACGGGCGGGGTGTCGGAATCGGTCATCGACGACGCCGTACTGATCCTTTCCGAACTCTTGAGCAATGCGTGCAAGCACGGCAGGCCGCTGGGCGACGCCCTGGCCGGGGACGGCGACGTCCGGGCCGCGTGGCGTGTCGATCCGGGTGGCCGGCTGGTGGTCGAGGTGACCGACGGCGGCGGCCCGACCCGTCCGGCCCCGGCCACCCCCTCCGTCACCGCGCACGGCGGCCGCGGGCTCAACATCATCACGGCGCTGGCCGACGACTGGGGCGTCCGGGACGACGCCCGCGGCGAGGTCACGGTGTGGGTCGTCGTCCACGCGGACGTCTACGACCCCGACGCGGGCTGCCGGCGCGACGACTTCGCATCCCGGGTCGCGGCGCCGTCGGTGGCGTCGATGCCCGGCCTGGACTTCGCGGACGCCTTCGACGACCTGGACTAGACCGGAGACGGTCGGAGGCGGCCGTCGGAGGCGGTCGTATGCGGTCGGAGGCGGTCGGGTAAAGGGCTGGAAAGATCCGCGCGGCAGAGCGCGGTGATCGTCGTCCACAGCCCCGCGTCGTCCACAGGTTCCCGTGACGGAGCGTACGAACGGCTAGGCTCCCGCCGTACCAGACGAGCCGTACCCGGGAGACACCCAGATGGCCAAGAAGCGACCCCAGACGAAGGCCAAGCGGCCGCAGCCCACCGACGCGGACATCCCGGTCGTCGGCGCGCGGGAGCCCTGCCCGTGCGGCAGCGGCCGCCGCTACAAGGCCTGTCACGGCCGGGCCGCCGCACATGCCGTGACCGAGCTGGTGCAGCGCCCCTTCGAGGGCCTGCCGGGCGAGGGCGACTGGGTGGCGCTGCGTGAGCTGGTGCCGGCCGCCACGGTCGAGCTGACGCTCAAGGGCGGTCTGCCCGAGGGCGTCCCGTCCGTCACACTCGCCACGGTGCTGCCGATGGCCTGGCCCGCGCTGCGCCGCGACGACGGCTCGGTGCTGCTCGGCCTCCAGAACGACACGCCGTCGGGCGACATCAGCCGCGACCTGGCCGACACCCTGCGGCGGGCCCTGGAGGCGGACCCCGGCACTCCGGTGCAGGCGCGCCGCGCCCCGGCCGACGGTCCACGGATGCAGGATCTGCTCGATGCCGAAGGCGTGTTCGAGCCAGTTGTGCACAGCGGCTTCGAGTTCTGGGTCCCGGACCCGGAGAACGCCGCGCCGGAGGTGGCCGCCTCCCTGGAGCGCGCCAACGCCGCGGCGATCCCGACCGTGAAGCTGACCGGTGTGGACGCCGCGTACTGGTGCGAGACGCCGGAGAAGAACCACCTGCGCTGGGTCATGCCGCACCCGGAGGAGCGGCTTTTGGACGCCCTCGCGCGGCTGCACGCGGCGGGCCGGTCGAGCCTGGGCGAGGGCACGCGCCTGGTCGGCTCCTTCCGGGCGCACGGTCTGACGGTGCCGGTCTGGGACCTGCCGAGCGCGGTCACGGCGGACGACGTG
The sequence above is a segment of the Streptomyces asoensis genome. Coding sequences within it:
- a CDS encoding DUF5926 family protein; protein product: MAKKRPQTKAKRPQPTDADIPVVGAREPCPCGSGRRYKACHGRAAAHAVTELVQRPFEGLPGEGDWVALRELVPAATVELTLKGGLPEGVPSVTLATVLPMAWPALRRDDGSVLLGLQNDTPSGDISRDLADTLRRALEADPGTPVQARRAPADGPRMQDLLDAEGVFEPVVHSGFEFWVPDPENAAPEVAASLERANAAAIPTVKLTGVDAAYWCETPEKNHLRWVMPHPEERLLDALARLHAAGRSSLGEGTRLVGSFRAHGLTVPVWDLPSAVTADDVEKPAAEFAERLAGALASDAPLTADERRARGGLTNRQVTLS
- a CDS encoding ATP-binding protein, with the protein product MRRRGRIGRFPVQANGASTPWRGAKEVSGVALVVAQEVPASSSMAVPHGPAGVGNARHRMRDQLRTGGVSESVIDDAVLILSELLSNACKHGRPLGDALAGDGDVRAAWRVDPGGRLVVEVTDGGGPTRPAPATPSVTAHGGRGLNIITALADDWGVRDDARGEVTVWVVVHADVYDPDAGCRRDDFASRVAAPSVASMPGLDFADAFDDLD